One Nicotiana tomentosiformis chromosome 1, ASM39032v3, whole genome shotgun sequence genomic window, tttgaaaaaaattcaacaagaaagaaagaacaaaaggatTAAAAAAGGGCGACCCATGTGCTGGGTACATTTGAGCTGAGTTCATTAAGGGTGTTTTGCAGTAAATTCTTAAGGAACTTTCTGTAGAAAACAGCGATAAAATATCAACCGTGTACAGTAAACTGACTAAATCATCTTTCTTTATTGTCCTATCATAAGAAAAGGGTTTACAAATAAGCATAATGGGATTCCTATGATTCCATTACTGCCGGCAATTGATCAGAAAGTAAACAGAGCCCTTCAGGGCCTTCAACTGTTTGAGTTAAAATCTAAAGTCTTGATGTTTGGTACGTCTAGTACAGAGCTTATTGCAAAGTATTTGAATTCTCAATTCTGCTCTCCTGAATGGAAATTTGTTGTGGACATTGGTTTAGAAGGCCGGGTGGAGTATAGCATCCACCATTATGATTCGCTAAAGTTGCGGTAGGATTCACCCAAACGTCTGATCTAGGTAGCTTAGATGACTGACACTGCATACTACTCTGTCCTCCAAAGTAAACACCATAATGGTTCCTGAATGTTGCTGCCGGTTTCACCAACACATTTGATTTTGGGTCTTCCGAAGACTGGCATTGCTGTTGCATGGCACTGTCTGCCATTTCCCATCTTCCATCCTCAGTTATTTTTAGAGTTTTCTTTTGCCTTCGCTTGCGCTTCCTCCATCTTGATCTGTGGATCTTCTTGGGAGCAACTTCAGAGCCTAAGACGTCACTGCTCTCCTGGTGTCATGTCATGCATTTTCAAAACCAATAAGATTCCACTCAAGCATTAAGCCAACTAAGCAAGGTACTAGGTAACTCTAACTCTGTACACCAAAGCTTGGATAGATGAAAAGAAATCACCTAGCATTTATTCAAATCCATATAATGTACATGTTTACACTACAATTTAGCAAGTCATTTTCCCCTCCATCCCTCTTGGGACACATGCAAAGGAAAGGCACTGATTTctaatctttttttttctctctccttTTTTATAAGTAAGATATTTATTCATATCAAATCACAAAGTGGCGCTGGTTGTatatggaaaaaaaaaaaggctaGAAAGGATCACTCTCCCTTTTAGCTATGCGTGGAGCTAAGTAAATCCATCATAGCATGTATATCATTTATGGGCTCAAGGCTTTAAATTACACCAAAGCTGATAATTGTAAACATATGTATTTCCAGCAGTGTAAAGCCCTAAATCTACATTCATTGTGTTTCATGTTCCTTTCTTTCCATACTGCCCAAACACAAGCTGGAACTTTGTTCTGGGTGTCTAACCTCTCTTTGGTGCTTTCTTGTTCCAGATTAATAGGGTGTCTTTTGGTGTATCAGAAGAGCTTCATGCATAGCAATCTAAGCAAAACATGCCCTTTCAAGATATGCGTTGTTCTTTCAAAGAATTTGCCAAGACCACTGTGTGACATTACTGCCAGGTTAGAGAGTGTAATATAGCAAGCCTCGAAAGTAAAGGTTCTCCTTCTGTCAGATCTCATCTCATATGGCTAAGTAGTGAGCTTCTTCTTCTCAAATTTTCTGATCAGATGCACCTTACTATCAACTTCCTAATTCTGGTAATTTTTCTTGAACCTGATGTCCTAAAAATCAGTTGAATAGATTAAAGCTACGGTTGCCTCAGAGAGGCAAAACTTCACTCTTTAGGATGATGAGTGCCAACATGCATCTTGTTGAGAAAATTGATGGAAATTTATGAGGATGAAGGGTCTTGACATAAAATTTAATTGGCCAGGAGAAAGCATATGACGAAGTGCCAAAAAGAATTTTGAGCGATGTTGGAAAAAAAATCACATTATGTAAATGTGATAAAAGACATGCATGAAATACCTGTCACAAGTGTGAGCACAATGGTAGGACATACAAAAGAGTGTTCATAAACAAGAGTTTACACCAGGATCTGCATTGAACCCGTATTTGTTAATTATAGGTGAGCTAACAAATAGTATGCAAGATGACGTCCCATGACATATGCTATTGCAGACGATTGTAATAATTAATGAAGCTAGCTAAAGTGTGAACCAAAAGCTTGCACCTTATAGAAGCACTCTAAAGATAGGACCTAGTGTATAAATACCTTTGCTTAGGATGTAAgaaatacacagaaatacaagaagcattttcttcttcttaaaatctacatggtatcagagccattgGTGTCTTTTTTAGGTGAGTTATCTCCCTCGCAGCACTAGGGTTCCGTTTCTACCAAAGAGGTGAGCTTTTTCTCTCTTGGTGGCTGTCTGCAACACAAATTCCTTCCGGTTCCGTCGAGACAGATTTGGTTTCCGGCGAGACAAATCATTTTTGAGCAATTTTCTTCAGATTTCCTTCTGAGTGGGCAGAAAATATGGAGACATTTAAGGAGACGGTTTCAGGAGAAATCTTGTCTTCGGATGAAATTCAGCTTCTCCATCGCCTCCTGGCCAAACTTGACTCCACTAATGTTGCCACATCCAATTATGTGCAATCAGGTACTGCCTTTGCTGCTCACCTTAATTCTTGGATTGTTGATTCTGGTGCAAATAGACACATGACAGGCTCTTCTAAAGGCATTCAAAACTATTCTCCGTGTCTCAAAGGAGATAATATTAAAATAGCCAATGGTTCTTTAACACCTATCTCTGGAACAGGTTTTGTCGTTTGTACTCCTAATATTAAACTATCATCTGTCTTCCATGTCCCTGAGTTCCATGTCAATCTTTTATCTGTTAGTGCCATCACGAAAGCTCTAAACTCCAGACTCCACTTGTGGGAtcccactgggttgttgttgttgccatcACGAAAGCTCTAAACTGTAAAATTGAGTTCTCTCCCGATCATTGAATTTTTCAGGATCTTCAAATAGGGAAAAGGATTGGCAGTGGTAGATTGCATGATGACTTGTATATATTAGATGGAATTCAAAACTCTGGTCAAGCCTTTTTTGGGAAAGTAATGTCAACCAAGAAATAATACAGCGGCATAGACGGTTAAGACAACCATCATTCTTTGTTTTGAAGAAGTTATATCCCGATTTGTTTTCAAGGGCTCAATTTGAATCTTTGTTCTGTGATGCGTGTGAATATGTCAAGCATACTAGAAACTTTTATCCTATGAGTGATAATAGAAGCACAACTCCGTTTATGACTATTCATTCTGATGTATGGAGTCCTGCCCAAACTGTTTCTTTATTTGATAATCGATggtttgttacttttattgattgtTGCACTAGGATGACTTGGGTATATTTGTTAAAAGCCGAAAGTGAAGTTTTCTCTTGTTTTCAGTCATTTCATAAGATGATTTGTACTCAGTTTGATGCCAAAATAAAAATCTTGAGAACTGACAATGGCAGCGAATACATGAATAAAAGATTTAGTGCTTATTTGGAGTCCAATGGGATAGTCCATCAGACTAGTTGTCCTTACACTAGTGCataaaatggggtagctgaaagaaaaaaTAGGCATTTGTTAGAAGTAGCAAGATCTCTTATGTTCACCATGCATCTACCAAAACCTTATTGGGGGATGCTATTCTAGTGGCTGCATATCTTATCAACAGAATGCCACTTAAAACCCTCAATTTTCAAAGTCCTCTGGAAGCTTTAAAGGGTAAGAATGAAAATATTATTCCTCAAAAGGTGTTTAGGTGTGTTTGTATTGTCCACACTAGAAATTCTAGGAAACTTGATCCTAGAGCTATAAAGTGTGTTTTCATTAGGTATTCTCCGACACATAAAGGTTACAAATGCTATCATTCTCCCTCTAGGAGATCTTTTGTTAGCATGAACGTTACTTTTCGAGAATCTGAGCTCTATTTCAGTATTACCTCATCACATCTTCAAGGAGAGAGCAGTAAGGAGGAAGAGGTGATTCTACCTAGTTCCATTACTGGACCTCTTGATGACATTGTCATAGGGGAAATTGAAATTGGAGAAAGAATTCAAGGGAGACTATTGGGCATCTGGATAGGCCTGATTTGAAAACTTACTCAATGAGAAATGGAGCACAAGAAGCCATCATGCAATCTACCGAAATTGAACCTTCTTCTACTAGTGAGTTATCTACATTTCCCAATGAGTTAGATGAACCTATTGTTCACAGAAAAGGAGTCAGATCTTGCACCACCAAACACCCTGTATCTAATTTTGTCTCCTATAATTCTTTGTCTCCCTTCTATAGAGCCTTTGCCTTGTCTATTTCTTCTGTGTCTATTCCCCAAAATTGGAGGGAAGCTTTTGCAGATCCTAAATGGAAGTAAGCTATGATTGAAGGCCTTGTCAAAAAATGAGACTTGAGAACTTGTCATTTCACCATCAGACAAGAAGTTGGTTAGCTGCAAATGGGTCTTCGCTATGAAGCACAAAGCTGATGGCTCGATTCAAAGattcaaagcaagattggtggctaaGGGATTTACTCAGACTTATGGAGTGGACTATCAAGAGCCATTTCCCCTCCTAGCTAAGATAAACACTATTAGAATTCTTTTGTCTTGTGCAGCTAATCTTGATTGGGACTTGCAACAGTTTGATGTGAAGAATGCATTTCTTCATGAAGACTTAGAAGAAAAGGTGTATATGGAGATTCCTCCTGGATTTGATACTGCACAAAGTCAAGGAAAGGTATGCATATGGAAGAAAGCATTGTACGGACTGAAGCAATCTCCCAGAGCTTGTCAAATTGACAGATTATGCAAAGCAATGATCTCCTTTGGTTACCAACAAAGCAATGTTGATCACACCCTCTTCATAAGACATCATACGGGTAAACTCATTCTTCTcatagtttatgttgatgacatagtaATGACAGGAGATGACAAAGAAAAGATGACCCGATTGAAGAAGTTGTTGGCACATGAATTTGAGATCAAAGATCTAGGAAAATTGCAGTACTTCTTGGGAATTAGGTTTCTAGATCAAAAAGAGGAATCTTTATTTCTCAGAGGAAGTATATTCTGGATCTCTTGAAAGAAACTGGTATAACAGGTCAGGGGCGGATCTATAGCCTCAATTATGGGGCTGGTGAACCCATGATCCTTTCGCCAAACTaggtattttatgtatatattttctagAATTCGTCCAATATTATGTATTTGCACCCATGCTCCATAAAGGTTGAATGGTGCACTTGGTTCAATACTTAATTATTTACTCAAAGAAACAAGGATCAATTCTCACTTTATACTTTTTTCCCCTCCTTTCTTTTATGGTGCACTCATGTTCTAGAtatcctagatccgcctctgtgACAGGTTGTACACCCATAGAATCGCCAGTTGAAAGCAATCACAAGCTACAAAGCTGAGTTGGAGAGTCAGTTGATAAGGAGAGATATCAGAGGTTGGTTGGAAGACCCATTTATCTCTCTCACACTAGACCAGACATAGCCTATTCAGTTAGCCTGGTGAGTCAGTTCATCCATGATCCCCGAGATCCTCATATGCAAGTTGTCTTTCACATTTTGCGGTATCTGAAGTCTGCTCCAGGGAAAAGTCTACTTTTCTCCAAACATGATCACCTCCAAATAGAAGCCTTTACAGACGCGGATTGGGTTGGATCTCTGGATAACAGAAGATCTACATCAGTTATTGTACGCTCGTAGGAGGAAACTTGGTTACTTGGAGAAGCAAGAAGCAAAGTGTAGTTGCTAGATCAAGTGCGGAGGCAGAATATAGAGCTATGGCCCAAGGTGTTTGCGAACTGCTTAGGCTACAAAAACTACTAGAGGAATTGAGACTGTGTGAAAAGGAAAAACTTTCCTTGTATTGTGACAATAAGAATGCCATCAGTATAGCTCATAATCCAATCCAGCATGACCGAACAAAGCATGTGGAAATTGATCGACACTACATCAAAAAAAAATTGCAACTAGTGTATTGAGTTTGTTTCATGTGTCATCGCAAAAATAGTTAGTTGATGTGTTTACCAAGGATCTCAACAAACAGACTTTTCATACACTAGTTTGCAAGTTGGGCATGTGCGACATCTTTGCAccaacttgagggggagtgttgatTGGCTTAATTATTATGAAAATTTTGATTCTGATTGAGAAAGATTTGATTCTGATTGAGATTTGATTTTATTCTGATTGATTGTAATTTTACTTCCTTCCTAAAATAGTCATAGGACCTAGTGTATAAATACTTTTGCTTAGGGAGGTAaaaaatacacagaaatacaagaagccttttcttcttcttaaaaTCTGCAGATAATCCCTAACATCACCACATACTGGGCTGAAGTTACTCTATGACTTCATTGGAGTTGCACCTGAATCAACTGTAACCACACTTGGTACACCGTAACTTTCTTTTCTCCTACTTAAAGCAGGACAATAATGCTTACTCTCAGTAGTCACATGGAAGCAGATTATTGTCTCGAAGATCACACGATAATTCAAACAAAAGTACCCCCAAATTTATCTATAAGTTTTATTCAAACACCAATCCATCATTATTGAAAGTTGCCTAGGTTAGCATTACACATCACTTCTGGCACAGGGGTTAAAGATTACAGGGGTGGCAGAGTAAGCAGACTCACCATTTGCTGAAGAAGATCCTGGACTTGGAAGAGCAGAAAGAGGGGTAAATGCCAAACTTTCTCCTTTCAACAATTCAAAATACTATAAACTAAATACCACCTTATATTACTTCAACCTTAATGTTACTTCTTTTCAACTATCTACTCCATCCATTTACATCTCAAACTGTCACTCACAGTGTTTCTTTATCAGAGGCAATACAATCATCcttcctttttttgttttttttttttataagtaaaatCTTTTATTAAAATGGTACCAAGATGGTACACACTCGTTCTTTTTTTTAACATTTTACGCTTAAAGTCAAACCAGGTCAATTTAATGGGACAGAGGAAGTACTGAATTTTATTGGACTAATAATTAATCTTATTAATACAACTATCACTTCAATAATTTATTTGTACTTTCGTAAATATCTGCAAGTTTTCTTTAAATTCCAACATTTATGTGCAGCCTCTGAAGGAAAATGCACACATCACTCTGTATTGATATATTCAGACAACCTATCTGGAAGGTGTCCTATGTCACATTCATGTTTGAAACTTTTGAACCATGATTTCTGAGGCTACAGGATTTTCATCAAGCATGACTTGAACAATCCCATTGTGAGACTACTAGAGAAGAATGACATAAATCCCCAAGGAAATCAACTATATGTTGGGGAGAAGATATCACATGGCAAAGCCCTCTACTATTTCCAGAAATGGTACACAAACATAAACACAAAGAAAGAGAGGCATCCTCTGAATGCAAACAAACTCAATAGCTTCTTGATCTACAGAGCCATACCTTCGCAGATTTGCTGTCTTCACATAAAAGATATATATCTCCATCCTTTCCTTCTTGCAATGTATGATCTACTGCATTATTGCCTTCACTGGAAGGACCAGTCTCACCTGTGTTGCAGCTAAGAGAAGCTGGGCGAATGTTCCAACATAGATTTAAGCAATCCTGCACGGACAGaggataaaataaaatcaatatgcTATGAGCATTGACTGATAGAAGTTGTAGAAAGTAGCAGATATGACTTACTGAACCTAAATGACCAAGGTTTCCACAGTTGTAGCAAGATGCTTGTCTTGGTCTATAATCTTTGTAATCAATGCAGCAAAGATGGCCAAAAGCTTTGCAAACCCAGCATTGAATTTTCTATCCAGGTTGAACCATCAAATTCACCATTAGTTTAGCATGAATATTTCTTACAATATACTACTTTCAGAAAAGTAATCAAAATAAAGGACTAGAATGTTGCACCCAAGGCTATGGCGTAGCGACCAATAAAGATGGATTGAAAATCATAAGAGACTGAGGCTCAAATCCCAAAAGAGAAACAAAAAACTTGAGTATTTTTTCCCGTGTTCCTTGTGAGCCGGGATCAAACTCTTCTCTGAGTATGATTAGGCACTCAGTAAGGAGAAGGCAGAATCTAGGTGCTACACTAAACTAGGCATCACCTGGGATAGCATGACttgtatttatttattcaatGGTTATGTCTCTAACATGACAACTTGATGAAATGTGAGGCAAGTGAGGTAAATGGCCAATATTACTGGAAGGATTTCTCTTTCGAAAAATGGTAATGTAACTCTTGTTATCAGTTTAATAGATATTTCTTATATGGTTCATGTTCAGAATTGGGTTCCTACCAATCTCGAAATAGGCTATTGCTTTCGGCTTCTTTCCCCAACCAGTCGCCCTTGTGTGGGAGGGGCTTAGCTTGGCGACTTCTCATTTGTGGGGAATAAAACTATATTCTGCTCAGTCCTTGGTCGGCGGGAGTTACCGAGTACGTGTCCTGGTGAGAAGTTGCAGGTACACAGTAAATTGTCGAGGCACGCACAACGTCACCCAAACACCATAGTTATTACAAAAAATAACTGACCAAAAAGCTGTTTTAGTTCACACAGTCAACAACATAAAATTACAGAAAGCATATTTAAGaggatttttctttttttagaaaTGGTAAGTGTACTTAAGAGGATTTTCTCATAAATGCTACAGAATATTAACAAATCCACATCAATAATTGCATAATCGAACATTAATGTAATAGTCTAAGTAAGAGCTTAAAAGATTGCCGTCAGTAAATTACGGATTATGGTATGaccattacaacaacaacaacatacctagcGTAATCCCACATAGTTGGGTACTTGGGTCtgaagagggtagtgtgtacgcagatcttacccctaccttgtggagTAGAGAGGCAGactccaatagaccctcggctcaagaaaagcatATGCACAACAGCAATGTATGGAATGACTATTATTTGTTTTAGAAGTTCAAGAGAATAGTTTCCAAAAGTAATGACTCAATAGGCACCATAGTATAAACTACAATAATTGCCTACTAAACGACGATGTATGCTAATACCAGATAAAGTTGATAAACCTCACATACCTCAAGATCACTAGAGGAGTAACAATCTTTACAAGTGAACATGTCATGTCCTGTGTCACCACATTTTAAACAAAATTCACAAGATTGATCTTGTAGTATCTGTATTTTAGTATCAGGACAGTCTCGGGCTAAATGGCCTCTTCTCTTGCAAGTGAAGCAACCTCTGATCTGGAAACAAAAATATGGACTTCATCTTAATATCAGTTCCTTGCCACCCCCTCCCCCTagaagaaaagtaaaagaaagggGAAAAAAGGGAAGATAGCATAATAAAGGTAAGGAAAGGTAAAGCCTCAAAAAATAACAGTAAGGAAGAAGATGAAGTAAATAATTGAGCCAAATATTGCCAGATTGCTTCAAATTGTGGAACAAGCACGAGTTCATGATCTGCTATCTAACCGAAAACCTTATTTGCTAAGAACATGCTTTCTTTACTTAAATCAACAAACTTAGAAAACAACCTTggtcaaagaaaaataaattcttaATCCATACAGAATCTATGGGTCCTGAAATAGTAAGACTACTAAGAAGTCATCAGTGGAATCACATTTTTCTAAGTTGAACGAACTTGGATTTGGTTTCAATTACaagtaaaatatttttcttagtGATAAGATGTTATGAGCAGTCTCCCTTGACGAAAATCATTTATTCATTTTTCATTTATTATTGTTATCATCGCAACTATTATTTATGTAATACTTCTTCTTTGTTGATATCCATGATATGAAATGCCTATAAATGAGCATGAAATTGGAACTGAATCAAAGGTATAATACTTCTAGTGCAAGAAGGAGTTTCATTAATTTTTCAACAAATGATAAGATTTTCTTCATTGATCATCTTGACCTTTCATAAAATCACTGAGACCACGACTAGACGTTAGTTGAGATGGCTCAAACAATGTGGATTCATATAAAGATATCTAATTGATCAAATTTATATGAATCTATGTTCATATCAAGGTATCTAATCTGTTAAAGTAAATGAATCTATATATGTCATATGCGTCAAATGTATTAAAGCTTTTCCGGGTTATATGGCACCAAGCGTCTGTGATCTGATTAATAGGCTTCTCTCCCTAAACCAAGTGGTTAACATCCTTACTCTATCTTCCATCCCAACTATTCTTTTTTTATTGTTAAAGATAAATACATTAACTTCGGCAACAAGAGAGTGCTTCAAAATAAGTACAAGAAGAAGCTACATTACGAATTGTGTAATGAGCTATCCTTTATATCATCACAGACTTCTTTTATAGTTATTGGTTACACACTTACATGTGCTTTCTTAATCTTTGCCATAATACACATAAGCTATATTGGTGCAATTGAGTGTATCTTCTTATCTTCTTACTCTATTCCCGATCAGAGGGCTATATTTATGTTGTTTTATGTCCAAGTTCTACTATAGTAGAATCATAGGAAGAATTGACCAATTGGCGTCCTAATCAAACTTAGTCGGCACTATCTTTTTTCTttatcttcttctatttcttgttctttttcttcttttcatctGTATTAACTTTGGTAAACTTAGAGAAGATTGAATACATTAGAGGAATACTAATCATAAATGAACCTGCATAATCTCAGGATACTTCATGCTACGCTTATGAAGTAGCCATACAGGGTAACTTTGTGATATTTCAATGTTTGTTAGTCTATGTAAAACTACCACAGCCAAAAATTTTGTTATCAAAATATTTTCTGTTGAACAGGAAGCatttaagcaaaaaaaaaaaaaaaaaaattcccatTACCCCCAAATTTAGCATGAGACTGTACATGCAGAAACCATCACAAATACCCCCAACTATTTATTTTGTTGGACAAGGAAATAAAATGTATACCACAAATACAGCCATAAACTAAACGGAAAAGATTTGAGCAGCGGATGTGttgagtcccacatcggtggaatGTGAATTTCCTGGACTCTTATATGGtcttgggcaatcctcacctcatgagctagcttttagggttgagttaggcccaaggtctatttatcatggtatcagagccagattcACCCCAATTCATTGTTTGCCGATGTTGGGCCTCCATATATTAATCACGCTCCAGATGCCAAGCCTGGGCGTGCGAAGGAGTTTTGGTAAGTCCCACATCGGATGGGGTTGGAGCAATTGGTCTCCTTAAATGGCTTGGACAATCCTcacctcatgagctagcttttg contains:
- the LOC104084555 gene encoding uncharacterized protein isoform X1 produces the protein MSEDMGCFAADLKPVTKPPTVQKERSEEEEAIANGGKGDSQQKDGAEITGDVMASTVTEQCLSSPEGGEDLSAYTLKTQSKPPMVDKERSEEQETIVHAATDAKQVMVLETELFGTRESFVMQALLRAPRYFDFKGSRWETCQRCGEENHGAAGCSPLEKKKRPCFRCGHYGHNGKYCKKIRGCFTCKRRGHLARDCPDTKIQILQDQSCEFCLKCGDTGHDMFTCKDCYSSSDLEKIQCWVCKAFGHLCCIDYKDYRPRQASCYNCGNLGHLGSDCLNLCWNIRPASLSCNTGETGPSSEGNNAVDHTLQEGKDGDIYLLCEDSKSAKESSDVLGSEVAPKKIHRSRWRKRKRRQKKTLKITEDGRWEMADSAMQQQCQSSEDPKSNVLVKPAATFRNHYGVYFGGQSSMQCQSSKLPRSDVWVNPTATLANHNGGCYTPPGLLNQCPQQISIQESRIENSNTLQ
- the LOC104084555 gene encoding uncharacterized protein isoform X3 encodes the protein MVDKERSEEQETIVHAATDAKQVMVLETELFGTRESFVMQALLRAPRYFDFKGSRWETCQRCGEENHGAAGCSPLEKKKRPCFRCGHYGHNGKYCKKIRGCFTCKRRGHLARDCPDTKIQILQDQSCEFCLKCGDTGHDMFTCKDCYSSSDLEKIQCWVCKAFGHLCCIDYKDYRPRQASCYNCGNLGHLGSDCLNLCWNIRPASLSCNTGETGPSSEGNNAVDHTLQEGKDGDIYLLCEDSKSAKESSDVLGSEVAPKKIHRSRWRKRKRRQKKTLKITEDGRWEMADSAMQQQCQSSEDPKSNVLVKPAATFRNHYGVYFGGQSSMQCQSSKLPRSDVWVNPTATLANHNGGCYTPPGLLNQCPQQISIQESRIENSNTLQ